The Lytechinus pictus isolate F3 Inbred chromosome 8, Lp3.0, whole genome shotgun sequence nucleotide sequence TGGACGTAGAAAGATATCAATTTGAcgataaatgttttaagaatGACAATGACACGACTAAAAAATATACTCAAATCTCAGTAAGAATTTGAATTATCTGGTTTCAGAAATGAATGCCAGCTTTGATATTTATGCACCATTTATCAAATCAAGGTGGTATAATAATTTTGATGCACCATTTATGTTTTCATggtgttatatttattttcatgcaccaTTTATTATCATGGTGTTATAATAAGTCTTATTTATGGGTCTTAAAaggtaatattatttttcaatttaattttcattatcttGTTGCGACAAAACAATCCAGGTGAAAAACCAGAGATGGTGGCCAAAATTACTCTGGAAAAACTGTGAGAGACCAAAGAGTGTTCGCTCGGCGTGCGGCGGTATTTGTGGAGTACGTGCGGACCTGGGGGAAAGCGCTGAGCCGGCAGTCACGGCGGGCTGAGTTCGTAGGTGGCGCTCTGTGCGTGGGTCGGCGGTTTTGGCGGGAAACGAGTGGGCGTTGGTATGCGGACGCGGTGTGTAGACGGCGGGTGAGTTGCGGCGGCGTGTGTGTGTCGGCGGCGTAGTAGATATATCAGTGATGGCGTTCTGTGCGTGTTGGTCGGCGGACTCGTCGGGTAGGCTTTGGCGGGAGTGAGTGGGTGGCCTGGTATATGGATGTGATGTTGGGTCGTCGGCGGAGGCTATAGCGAAGTGTGGGTGGCGGTGGTGTGTGCGTCGGCGAAGTCGCTGGTTGGTTAGGTGGACTGTTGTGCTGGGTAGGTTGGCTTGGTAGAGTGACGGTGAACGGCGGGTTGCTTGTGGAGTTGGTTGTGGATTGGTTGGTAGGATTGGGTGCCAGATGCTGTTGATGTGGAGGCCAGGGTCTTGAGGTACAGTGTTGTGTTGGTGTATCTCGATAGCTTCCCTAACCCTTCTGGTATTCCAGTGACGGCTGTTGGTGATTAGGTGGCTCTTGTCCCAGTCTATGCAGTGATTTTCTTGTTGTGCATGCTTGACGATTTCAGATCTGTCCCAGTCGCTGCGTCGGTGGTGGGTCTTGTGTTCCTTGAGTCTGGTGTCGAAGTCTCGGCCGGTTTCCCCGATGTAGACTTTGCCGCAGTCGCAGGGGATCTTGTAGACGCCTGGTTGCTTGTTGGATGGGTGCTTGTCCTTGTGAGAATGAAGGATGAAGTGTAGCTTGCGAGAGGATTGGTGTCTGACGAGGTTGTTGGCAGAGTGGAGGATACGTTGTAGTCGGTGTGAAGTCTTGCTGATGTAGGGAAGTACTATGGTGGCGATAGGCTTGGTTTTGGATGGGGTTTCGGTGATGTTGGTGCTGAGTTGGTAGCGGGAAGGTTGAGTGTTGATCCTTCTTCTGGGGTATTGGTTGATCGTGGTGAGTGCATGGGTGACGTGCTTGAGTTCCTGCTGAAGGTGTGCCTTGTCGCTGAGTTGGTGGGCTCGTCTGATGAGAGTGTCGGCGACTGATTGGTGGACGGATGGGTGGTGGTGCGAGCGGAAGTTGAGGTAGCGGTCGGTGTGGGTGGGTTTCTGGTACACTTGGTGAGACGGGAATCCAGATGGTGTCTTGGTGATGAGGACGTCTAGAAACGGAATTGAGTTGTCGCATTGGGTCTCCATGGTGAAATAGATGATGGGGTGCTGGTGGTTGAGGTGGTTAAGAAACTGGTGAAGGTCTGGTGTGCTGTGCGGCCAGATGACAAAGGTGTCGTCGACGTAGCGGAGCCAGAGTGATGGAGGTTTGTCGGCAGTCTTGAGTGCTTGGTGCTCGAAATGTTCCATAAAGATGTTAGCGATGATTGGTGAGAGAGGTGATCCCATGGCTGCTCCTTGTAGTTTTTTATAGAAGTTGTTGCGCCATTTGAAGGAGTTGGAGTGAAGACAGGTGAGGAGGAGGTCGTGGATCTGGTCTGGTGTGAGATTGGTTCTGGATGTGAGGTCTGGGTCGGAGATGAGGCGTTGCTTGATGGTGTCGCATGCTCGGTCTACAGGTACGCTGGTGAAGAGAGAGAGACGACGTCAAAGCTGATGAGTGTGTCGGAGGGCTGGATCTTGGTCTTGGAGATGACGTCAATGAAGTGCTTGGTTGTAGCAGGGTGACCCGCGGGTAGAGATGATAAGGCGGAGAGGAGTGTAAGGCTTGTGCATCTTGGGTTGTCCGTTATCATGGACCAAGACGTATACGAGGACAAGATCGAAGACATTCTCCAAGACGAGAACACCTACTCCGGCCAACGAAAGGAAAATCAACCAACAACTACTGACCCTACACCGATCCGACGCACTACCCAAGGCACTCTACTTTCAACTCAGATCTTCTTCAGCCAAGTCACCTATTCTATTCGGACAACCCAAGATACACAAGCCTAACACCCCTCTCCGCCCTATCATCTCTACCCGCAGGCCACCCTGCTACAACACAGCACGCCATCTCGCCAACATCCTCCAGCCACTCGTAGGCCAAACCCAGCACCACGTCACCAACTCCAAGCACTTCATTGACGTCATCTCCAAGACCAAGATCCAGCCCTCCGACACACTCATCAGCTTTGACGTCGTCTCTCTCTTCACCAGCGTACCTGTAGACCAAGCATGCGACATCATCAAGCAACGCCTCATCTCCGACCCAGACCTCACATCCAGAACCAATCTCACACCAGACCAGATCCACGACCTCCTCCTCACCTGTCTTTACCCCAACTCCTTCAAATGGCGCAACAACTTCTAcaaaaaactacatgtaaaggAGCAGCCATGGGATCACCTCTCTCATCAATCATCGCTAACAGCTTATGGAACATTTCGAGCACCAAGCACTCAAGACTGCCGACAAACCTCCGTCACTCTGGCTCCGCTACGTCGACGACACCTTTGTCATCTGGCCGCACAGCACACCTGACCTTCACCAGTTCCTTAACCACCTCAACCACCAGCATCCCCGGAATAAAGTTCACCATGGAGACACAATGCGACAACTCAATTCCTTTTCTAGACGTTCTCATCACCAAGACACCATCAGAATTCCCGTCTCACCAGGTGTACCGGAAACCCACCCACACCGACCGCTACCTCAACTTCCACTCGCACCACCACCCATCCGTCCACCAATCAGTCGCCGACACTCTCATCAGACGAGCCCACCAACTCAGCGATAAGGCACACCTTCAGCAGGAACTCAAACACGTCACCCATGCACTCACCACGATCAACCAATACCCCAGGATAAGGATCAACACTCAACCTTCCCGCCACCAACTCAGCACC carries:
- the LOC129267158 gene encoding uncharacterized protein LOC129267158, translated to MGSPLSPIIANIFMEHFEHQALKTADKPPSLWLRYVDDTFVIWPHSTPDLHQFLNHLNHQHPIIYFTMETQCDNSIPFLDVLITKTPSGFPSHQVYQKPTHTDRYLNFRSHHHPSVHQSVADTLIRRAHQLSDKAHLQQELKHVTHALTTINQYPRRRINTQPSRYQLSTNITETPSKTKPIATIVLPYISKTSHRLQRILHSANNLVRHQSSRKLHFILHSHKDKHPSNKQPGVYKIPCDCGKVYIGETGRDFDTRLKEHKTHHRRSDWDRSEIVKHAQQENHCIDWDKSHLITNSRHWNTRRVREAIEIHQHNTVPQDPGLHINSIWHPILPTNPQPTPQATRRSPSLYQANLPSTTVHLTNQRLRRRTHHRHPHFAIASADDPTSHPYTRPPTHSRQSLPDESADQHAQNAITDISTTPPTHTRRRNSPAVYTPRPHTNAHSFPAKTADPRTERHLRTQPAVTAGSALSPRSARTPQIPPHAERTLFGLSQFFQSNFGHHLWFFTWIVLSQQDNEN